The proteins below come from a single Candidatus Omnitrophota bacterium genomic window:
- a CDS encoding MBL fold metallo-hydrolase has product MVKRLDKPSQGDFIKFLGTAGARFVMIRQLRASGGLWVSYKGTNVLIDPGPGSIVRCASSRPRLDPGKLDGIILTHRHLDHANDVNVMIEAMTEGGFKKRGVLFCPGDAIGEDPVLLRHTRAFLEKIEILEADKTYSVGDFSFQTSMKHIHPVSTYGLKFKLKNTSVSLLTDTRYFKELSDFYKTDILIICVVFFEPRAEIDHLSLLDAETLIRDIRPRKAILTHFGMTMLKAKPHIQAEELSKKLGIEVLAAYDGMALDF; this is encoded by the coding sequence ATGGTTAAAAGATTAGATAAACCAAGCCAGGGGGACTTTATAAAATTTTTAGGCACTGCCGGGGCGCGCTTTGTAATGATCAGGCAGTTACGTGCATCAGGAGGCCTGTGGGTTTCGTATAAGGGGACGAACGTCCTTATTGACCCGGGCCCTGGCAGCATAGTGCGCTGCGCTTCTAGCCGGCCCAGGTTAGACCCGGGAAAATTAGACGGCATTATATTGACGCACCGCCACCTCGACCACGCTAATGATGTAAACGTGATGATTGAAGCCATGACAGAAGGCGGATTTAAAAAGAGAGGCGTATTATTTTGTCCGGGTGACGCCATAGGCGAAGACCCTGTATTGTTGAGGCACACCAGGGCTTTTCTGGAGAAGATAGAAATATTGGAAGCCGATAAGACATATAGCGTGGGCGATTTTTCCTTTCAGACTTCGATGAAACACATCCATCCTGTTTCGACCTATGGTTTAAAATTCAAGCTTAAAAATACAAGCGTGTCCCTGCTCACGGACACCCGGTATTTTAAAGAGCTGTCAGATTTTTATAAGACAGACATATTAATTATCTGCGTAGTATTTTTTGAACCCCGCGCGGAGATAGACCATTTGAGCCTTTTGGATGCTGAAACTTTAATCAGGGATATCCGGCCCAGGAAAGCTATACTTACGCATTTTGGCATGACCATGCTTAAGGCAAAACCCCATATACAGGCAGAGG